CCACATGGCCCAAAGTAGTGCATATATCCCTATCCGAATATGTCTCGTCATATTTGGTTCCACTCCatctagccacgtcccaaataacgtgttaatGCAAGTTGGAGGGCTAACGTTGAAAGCTATATGTATTGTGCACCATAGTAATTTTGCCAACGGGTACTCGAGAAAGAGGTGTTGTATATTCTCATCATGGTCACAAAGAGCTACCTACTCACCTTCATTTTACCAAGTTATCTTTCATCAAGATCACTcccttgtggacaaaccacatgaagattttaattcAAAGCAGAACTTTAATCTTCCAGATATGAAGGGATCTCGCAATTGGCCCAGAGTCAATTAAATCCAAATTCATAGATTTTACTGAAAAACTACCAGTCGTAGATATATAATTTCCAGTGTATGGAGTCTGACTGGTTAGAGAGTTGAACCTCCATCAACCTGCGGACCAAGTGCAACCATGAGTTTCAACATACCCCCACCAGAGACCTTTTAAATTGGATATTAAGAGTGGCCGACTGTAATATTGTAGCAACATAGTCGCCCTTACGTTGTATAATATGATATAGAGTGGGATATTGCAAAGTCGGAGGCGTATCCCCTAACCATGCATCTTCCTATGATCTAGTTGTGTTACCGTTACCGATGATAATTTGACCCTCTGAAAAAAGGAAAATTTCACCCTGATCAACCCTTTCCAGAACGGCGAGTCATCAGGCCTCGCCGTAACCTGGGCCAAAGTCTTAGATTGGAAGTACTTATTCCGCAGAATTTGAATCCATGTACCCTCAGTCTCGGTAGATAATCTGAACAACTATTTGGAGAGGAGGCATTTATTCTTAACTTATAAGTTCTCGATCCCTAACCCACCTTGGTCTTTGGATCTGCAAATAATATCCCATCTGGACAGTCTGTACGTATTTTGTCTTAACCTCATCACATTGCCAGAAAAATCGAGATCGATGGAAGTCTAATCTTTTCCGTACCCCTACCGGTACTTCAAAGACAGATAAAAGGAACATCGGCAGACTCGTGAGCATCGAGTTTATCAGCACTAGTCGACCTCCGTAAGAcataagcttacccttccagcagcttaCCTTTTTTCGAATCTATCTTCAATGCACTTCCACTCCTTATTTGACAGTTGACGATGGTGAATCGGAATCCCTAGGTAACTAAGCGCTAGTGAACccatttaccgaaaaaggctttcaccacgctttatatataaagcaacaaccacACATTACGGCCATCACCGCAACAAAGAAGGAAAAGAAGAGAAAGGAAAATTGACAAGGATACACACACTACGGAACAACAAGTGACGGCCTCCGATCATGCCATCGACGCAACCGCGACAAGGGAGCAATTCACCACTGGAGGGAGGCCACGGTCCATCAACTCCCAAGGGCCAACCTTGTTGTCCTACCTTTCGCTGCTGCCTCCGAAGAGGGCACCCCTGCCCTCTCCTCCTGGATCGAAGGACGCCGACCCGTCAGGAGGCAGAACGGCTCACCCCCGAGCACGGATGGACTGGCCAATATGTTGCCAGGGAGAGGACGAGCCCTGGCCACCTCACCTCTCACAGGAACCCATACATCGCGCTCATCACCGGCCAAGACCAAGAAGCCCACCGCCATTGCCGAGCAGGGACACGACAGAAACAGGCAAACCACCACCGCGCCGAGCCCCTGACCATCCTGGACTCCCAAGGCAGCGTCTCCAAGAAGAAAACGATGCCGATGAGACGTCGCCACCCAATCAAGGGATTTTAGGCTTTCGCCCGGGACCATGGGGTGGAGGCGAGGAGAGGGTCTCGATGTCGCCCACCAGAGGGAGAACAGCGCCCCGAGCGTCACCAACATCGAGACCGGCACCGCCGGTCAAGGGTTTCCCCCGACCCAGAGCTCGCATCGCCATTGCTCCGCCAACCAGCCGAGCAGGACGTCCGGAGGAAGCCCGCAGACAGGCTATCAGAGGAGGAAAAGCGTGGTGAAGCCGCCAACTTCAGATCGAATCCAAGCCCGCCGCCGACTCGCCACCTAGCACGGCCAAGTCAGCGCACCGAGTGCCGGCGCCAAACCCCGTCGACAAGGGGGAGACGACCTCTCCAGCAGTGGCCGCCGCCACCCGCAACGCCCGCCGCTCCCAGGGGGCCTGATCGGCCACGCCCGATCAAACCCCCGCCGCCGCGGGGCCGCACCGCCGCCTCCCAGCACCGAACCCGCCAGATCCGCACGTCTCCGCCGCCGGAGGCCCCGCCGGACCCAGCTCCCCCATGGGAGGCGGTCCGCGCCACCGAGATCCCGAccaggagaggaaggagagagccccACCGCTGCCAGCGCCGCACGGGCTTCGCCCGGCGGACGCCCTTCGGTAGCGACGAGGGGGAGGAGTGAGCGAGGAGGGAATCGTGCGCCGGCGACGGAGGGGGACCTCCCATGACGCGCTCGCGGGGCGCGTCGCGGGAGCGGGGGGGTGGGGGAAGCTCTTTTCACAGATCTAGTGAACCCATTTCACAACCGAACTGTTGTTTATAtgcatcttgttcctctttggctctcccaaaacagaacaattcacttttgttAAAATTAATTTTGAGTACCgataattgttcaaataagcacaaCACTAGCTTCATATTTCTAGCTTTTGCAATATCATGTTCCATGATTATAATTGTGTCATCAGCGTATTGTAGTATGGACACTCCTCATCCACAAGATGTGGAACCAGTCCGTCTAGTTGGCTGTTTTCTTTAGCCCGACCGATAAGGACTGCCAGCATATCCGCTACTATGTTGAACAGAATGAGAGACATCGAGTCTCCCTGTCTTAATCTTGTATGGGTCTGGAAATAATGACCCATGTCATCATTCACCTTGATCCTAACACTGCCTTTCTGAATAAAAGAATCCACCTGTTTCCGCCAAGCTTCATTGAACCCCTTCATACGTAAAGCTTGTTAAAGGAAGGGCCATTTAACCTTGTCATGCGTTTTtttgaaatccactttgaaaataacCCCTTCTAGTTTCTTCGAATGAATTTCGTGAAGGATCATGTAGGACCACAACCCTTTCTAGGATGTGTCTTCCAGGCATGAAAGTAGTCTGAATTGGTTGTACAACTGATGGTGTGACTGTGACTGGGTTTTACCATCTCCATTAGAGAACTATATGATCTCTTAGATGCCACACACACCAAAGTGTGAGCATGACAAGGTCCCGTTAAGCCGGGTTGATGTTTGACACAAAGAGGAGCAGCCAGTTAGGCCCCGAGAATCTGAACTTCCTCTCTTCCGGCAGATAACATACATCTCTCAGCTCCATCAAGCTTTTGCCTTTGCCTTTGTGCATTCCACAGCTACATGATAACAAGATTCACCAGTCATCCCACGCACATCACATATGTTATCAATAATGAGCAGTGGCAGATCTAGAAATTGAAGTTAGCCAGGGAAAACATTTTAGGTGTATTTTTTTTTTGCATACTAATACAAGTCTACACAATCAAAATTCATGGCATTCAACTACCGAAGATATTCCTGCAAAAAACAAACACTACCAAAAAtatgaaaaaacacaaaaaattcTTAGAAGCTACTAACATATATTATTGTCGTTTTAAATGTTCGCTTGATGCCTAAATATGATCCCGCATTTCCAAGCGAGAAAAACTTTAACGTATTATCACAAGTGTGAATGTATGATCACAACTGTATATTTTGATAAGATGGTATGGAGTGACCTACAAAATGGAAGTGGATACTAAATTTGCGtgtcttcttttatttatttttccacaTTGTACGCATCAAATTCAAACATGGTGTGACACAAAAATTTGGAAACAGAGGAAAATCAGCGGGAAGAAAGAATTACCGCTGGTGGTTTTTCTCTAAAAAAACTGCTAGGGTTGAGGATGGCAAGGCAACGGTGGAGGCAGCCGTTCCCGTGGAGATGTGAGGAGGAGCAGTGCGTCGAGTGGAGGGGGCGTGGCAGGATGGAGCTCGACGACTTGGGGTTGGCAGGGGCTTCCCTGCTTCACCACCAATGACCCAGGGCGGCTGCCCCTGGTTGGCCCTGTGGTCAAGACCAAAAGGACAACTAAAAATGCTGACTATTCCCACCAGGAATTAGCCCTCTTCTGATCATTCTTATTTTCTTGGGCATATGGTCATGTCCAAGAAAATTAAAACTAACTGAAAAGTTCACATTTCAAATATAATACAGTACATTGGAACCCAGCAGTCAACACAACACACATCAGACATTGGCGCCAGCTTCAAAATGTGACATGCCACTTTCacaggaaaataataataaaaggtGGCTTCACAACAGGATTGATTCTAGACATGTACTCATATGCCCAAGAGGCGAGAAGTACAAGAAGCGGAAGTCACCATCTGAGATGCCGAAAATCAAACAGGCCAATGTTCAGAAAGAATAGATTGCTAGGAACATCAACAATCGCATGTATCCATCTCAGGGGCAGCCCTATATACTAACAATTATTAGGAATTTAGGATATCATGACCACCCAAAAGATCAATTGGTATCTCATTGAGCAATCACATACGTAAATGGATCCACTTCCAGGTCATATAAGCATTCTTGGCCACTACTTGAAACAGGTCAGTATGGCAGCAATTAGTCTCCAACAAGTGCCAACTTGCCATGATAGATTGATAGCTACAACTGCACAGCATGATGCCTCTCTCCCCTCTCACCTATAAATCTATCAGCTTACCACCACCATCTCAGCATCACTTCATCCACAAGCCAACCACTACAGCACCTGCTACAAAAGTTTCTCTGAACTATTAGCCAAGAAACAAGGAGAATCAGTCATGGTCAGTGCCAAGAGGCGTGCCCAACTAGCAAACAAGCGGCAATGGGGAGGAAGAGGATCGCCCAGACTACAACGGCAAAACGAGCCACCGAGGAGTGCCGCACAATGACCCTAGTAGTGGTGAAGGGACACTGCACGGTATGCACCGCTGATGGGAGCTGATTTGAGGTGCCACTGAAGTACCTCAGCACAGCGGTCTTCAGCGAGCTCCTGATCATTTAGTTCACCATGTGCTTGCTCAGGAGATATGCCTCCACGGAGTTAGTGATGGAGTTCCTGAGCTCCATTGCCCGGCCGTGCTTCTTTGATGGCAGTGTGGTGGTGCCACACGTAGGGTTTGGCCAGTATGTAGCTGTTTGTTAGCTTCTGAAGAATGGCAGCCAGCTAGTATCCTTGTTCCAGGCACCATTTTTTCAATGGAAGATGTAAATACGAAGATTTGTGACGGAATTTGCAAAATGTACAGTTCAACTGTCTGTTTCAGAGTGGTATGCAGTGACAAAGTTTGGTAGCACAACAATATTTGTGTGTTAACAAATTGAGTCAAGGCGTACACCTAGAAACTAAAACTGTTCTGCGCATGTTTAATTTTTGAAGAATGAGACGGGTGCTTTGCCTATTAGTGAAGAGAAAAGCCAACGCTGATACATTCAAGTACGCATAGCATATGATCAGGTGAAAGAAAACTTCCATTAAACAGCAAGCTCAGCTGAATAATTAAAGGACACCTGCACATTTAGCAACTATATGAAAAATAAAGTTATGAAATATAACTCTCAAAACAGAGcaactttttttgtttctttccgaCTTGTGTGAAAACGGGGGAAGCAGCAGCGGAATGCAAACCACATGAGATGCTGGACTGGAGACTGGAGACTAGTCATGCGGCGACCAAACATTTGGCCCTGATTCTTCCGTAACCTGAGTCACAGAACAGATCATGGAGTTAAGTGACATGAGCAGGGGGGATACAAGAGAAATTAGTAGTTAGCAGTATAAGGAATGTTTCTTCTTAAAATAGATATTATCAACATTTATATGTTACTGGAGAACTGAACACCCCTGAATCCATACAACTTTGAATAAGGCAGCCGGCAGCCTGCAAATACCTCAATGACAATTGTGCCAGCACAGATTTGGCATGTGTTTGCTATTAATCTTCAACCACATTTGGAACCATGGGTAGCAGGCTTGCTTGCAGGCTTGGAAGATCAAACACTTGTGGAACAAACATTCAAGACATTTGTTAATCAATGTCAACTGGTTCATGTCAGCATGTGAACATCTGTATGTACCATCATCAGAAAATGAAGAGAGGCAAAATATATAGGTGTAttgtgcatgaagaaagcaggtaATACAACACGACAAACGTAACATACAGACTGTTAATAATAGAACAGGGTGTAGTTTGATGGCAACTACTTATATATTACTACGACTTAAGACATGCTCGGTCGCTGACAAGTACCATATAATACATACATTAGTAGTCGTTTTTGTTCTTGGCCCAAAAACAATGATGCAGCAACCTACATAAGGAACAAAGACAGCCAAGGATCCATCAATGACTCTCCTGGCTCCTTCGTGTTACTTGCAGCTAGTTAGCCAACTATATCAATCGAGCTTTTACTTCGTTGGGCCAGTCGGTGGACGTGAAATTGCAGCGGCGTTGGCAAGGTCAATGTGCTCTTGAACGAACTTGTCCAAGGTTTTCCTGTGGTACATGAAGGCCATGAAGTTGTACTCATATATCGCCATAGGGTTTCCCTCCAAGATGATCTTTTCACTGAGTTCGATGAAAAGGTCGAGCTGGTCATGCACGATGAGGCTCTGTGCAGCGAGAGCGACCTCAAGGAAGAACTCCGCAGGCGCAGACGCAGGCAGCTGCAGGGTCATCAGTGTGCGGAAGAGATCATTTCCGTGGAGTCCGGCGAGTTGGCCAGCAGGGGAGACGCGGCGGCGGCTGCCTTTATGGTGGCCTTTAGGGTGACACGTGGCTTGGAGGCGAGCGGTGAGGTTGTCCACTGTCCTTGTGAAGTTGTCAAGTGTGTCAACCATGCCAAGCAAGTTTTCCAACGCCACTTTgagccagtcggcgaaggtggcgtCGGAGACGCAACACGCCATGGCGCCGTCTAGCACCCGCCAGAGGCGTCCCAGAGCGCCCGCCTGCGCATGGGAGTCCCTGGCCACCTGGAGAAGGCGATCGGTGCTCACAAGAATTGCCTCCATGTCAATGGCCGGCCACACTATTGACTTGAGTGAATCTTCTCGGTCAGTCTTGCTGTGAATGTAGAGTAGATATAGAGGGGTTAACAATCACACATGGTTCTCCATTTAACAAACATCAACCCAGAAAGAATGATTCACAGGAAAAAGCATGGCAATTCCAGGCATGAATTTACAGAAAAGAGGCCAAAGTTACAACTTCACAAAAGctagaaaagttcatgaatttcaggcATGAAACTTATGGCGTCAAAAAAGATGGCAAATAGCCGACGCACAAATCTGTCCGTTGCTGTTTCAGATTGGATAATTAATGATTAACAGATTCCACTATGAAACTGAGCCAAAGAACATGAACTTTACAGGATGAACTAGCATTAACTGAACCCTGAAAAATATCCCAAAATTAGTGTGTATTGAGCTAGTTGCATATACTaggaataataataataaattgccTGAAAGCTGCACAAGAATAAAGCAACCAAATCACACCTGGATTTAGAATTTAATGGAGATGCGGGCGGAGGGGCTGTCCGGCGGTGAGTGGCGGAGTTCGTGCAGCCGCCGTTAGGGCGCGTACGGCAGAAGAAGCGGTGAGGCGTCAGACGGGTGGCGAGCGAGGCGGATACATACCGACGGTGAGGAAAACGCGGGCGCGACGGGCGGCCATCCGGgaagagaggcggcggcggcggccggcactCCGATGACGCGggggcaggcggaggcggcggacTGAAGACAAGTGGTTTGATTGTTTGGGTCGGGCTCTCCTGCTGGGATCCCTGCACGCACTATCGTGCAGGGTCAACCAGCGGACAACACGTGGCCCGGTGGACCCCACCACTTAATAAATAGATTTGTTTTGTTTAATTTGCTGAAAAGTCCTTCGCCTTGCCTTATCCGTCACGGACGCTTCGAGCTAGTACAACCATTATTTCACTGAACTGAGCTCCGTGAATGAGAGAGATAGAGAGTTCCAGAAATTGAAGCTCCGCCGTCCGACGATGTCGTGCTCGTGGCGAGCGACAGAGGGAGCAGCCGCGGCTGCCGCTGCCTGACTCCGGCTCGCCCAAGCCCCGGCCAAGGCTGGAGCAGCTGCAGTGGCATGCCGCCGTTCCCCTCCTAGACTGACCAGATCCCTTGGAGAAGGTGGGGAACTGCAGGGGCATGCGGCCGCCTGGGTGCAGCGCTGCTTCGCCGGGATGCTGTAAGAGGCCGTGCAGGCTAGGGGTGGAAATTGGTAGCGGATAATCCGAAATATCTGATATTCGTATCCGAGAAAATGCCTATTCATATCCGAAACATTCGCATCCGaaccaaaatggaaatggaaattatccgtatccgaatttattaaacaaaaataaaataaaatatgataggacattttgacacaaatatggatatggaagtggaCATATCCGTATCCGGAAAAGATTATGGGAGATAATTTTCAAAATTCTAGCcccaatattccaattatccaacataaaagccaaataagtggtcaaattttactctttGTATGATTAAACttagaaattattatgcattacaatacatttattcataaacctatttatcattgacttattgtatgtcacaagtCGATTATTTCATATCACATAGCTATTGACTAATTTACTTAAGCAATATGTCGATATTATTCGTAtccgttccgaatcaagaaaaCATCCGATACGTATCCGTATTCGAATAACATCCGAGCCGCATCCGTATTTGATAACATCCATATTCGGATTCGTATTTGTTTTGAAAATATGATAATGGAAGTGGTAAGAGCATTATCCGATCCGCATCCGATCCGTTTCCACCCCTAGTGCAGGCGCACACCAAGACGGGAGCCCGATGCACACTCGCCGGACAGAGGTTGGTGGTAGCTGATTTCTTCATCTATCCTTTACTAGTAGCTAGCTTTCGATGGCTTCAAACTAGTACAGGGGCTATCCAATTAATTACTAGTATGTTGCTCAGATAACCATTAATCTGAGATTAAACTAGCTTTCA
This window of the Triticum aestivum cultivar Chinese Spring chromosome 5D, IWGSC CS RefSeq v2.1, whole genome shotgun sequence genome carries:
- the LOC123125342 gene encoding uncharacterized protein gives rise to the protein MEAILVSTDRLLQVARDSHAQAGALGRLWRVLDGAMACCVSDATFADWLKVALENLLGMVDTLDNFTRTVDNLTARLQATCHPKGHHKGSRRRVSPAGQLAGLHGNDLFRTLMTLQLPASAPAEFFLEVALAAQSLIVHDQLDLFIELSEKIILEGNPMAIYEYNFMAFMYHRKTLDKFVQEHIDLANAAAISRPPTGPTK